Proteins encoded in a region of the Coleofasciculus sp. FACHB-T130 genome:
- the menB gene encoding 1,4-dihydroxy-2-naphthoyl-CoA synthase produces the protein MQINWQTAKTYEDILYHKGDGIAKITINRPHKRNAFRPKTVFELYNAFCDAREDTSIGVVLFTGAGPHTDGKYAFCSGGDQSVRGQAGYVDDEGIPRLNVLDLQRLIRSMPKVVIALVAGYAIGGGHVLHLICDLTIAADNAVFGQTGPKVGSFDGGFGASYLARIVGQKKAREIWFLCRQYSAQQALEMGLVNCVVPVEQLEQEGIQWANEILEKSPIAIRCLKAAFNADCDGQAGLQELAGNATLLYYMTEEGAEGKQAFLEKRPPDFRQYPWLP, from the coding sequence ATGCAAATCAACTGGCAAACCGCCAAAACCTACGAAGACATCCTCTATCACAAAGGCGACGGTATCGCCAAAATCACGATTAATCGCCCGCACAAACGCAACGCTTTCCGTCCCAAAACCGTCTTTGAACTTTACAACGCCTTCTGCGATGCTCGCGAAGATACTAGCATTGGCGTCGTATTATTTACTGGCGCTGGCCCTCACACCGATGGCAAATACGCCTTCTGCTCTGGTGGCGATCAAAGTGTGCGGGGACAAGCTGGGTATGTAGACGATGAAGGCATCCCCCGCCTAAATGTCCTAGACTTGCAACGCCTAATTCGTTCCATGCCCAAAGTCGTCATTGCGCTTGTGGCAGGTTATGCCATCGGTGGCGGACACGTCCTGCACCTGATTTGCGACCTCACCATCGCCGCAGATAATGCTGTTTTTGGGCAAACTGGCCCTAAAGTCGGCAGCTTCGATGGTGGATTTGGTGCCAGCTATCTTGCCCGGATTGTTGGGCAAAAAAAGGCGCGAGAAATTTGGTTTCTCTGCCGCCAGTACAGCGCACAGCAAGCACTAGAAATGGGCTTAGTGAATTGCGTCGTGCCTGTAGAACAGCTGGAACAAGAAGGCATCCAGTGGGCTAATGAAATTTTAGAAAAAAGCCCGATTGCCATCCGGTGTCTAAAAGCTGCTTTCAACGCCGATTGCGATGGACAAGCTGGTTTGCAAGAACTTGCCGGTAATGCCACCTTGCTTTATTACATGACTGAGGAAGGAGCCGAAGGCAAGCAGGCATTTTTGGAAAAACGTCCACCCGATTTCCGTCAATATCCTTGGCTGCCTTAG
- a CDS encoding isochorismate synthase — translation MLVTPYLKNLFQDTHELHQFLLAFKQTAVQKKQTQLLSISQEIPAVDPLVVLQAIARPDQLHFYFEKPAQGEAIAAIDTAAALTLESPNRFNKSQEFIQSCIANTTSIGEVNLPFSGAHFFCAFTFFNENLGADSLFPSATVFLPRWQISLKNQTSVVVANILIDSEINIQDLTESLWRTFQAIRVTSLERFHSASFLDIAIDARKLFKKNDVADVNHFKSSVVKALSSIQEEKIHKIVLAHALDVISPIPFQLIPSVNHLRTRNPDCNIFSTSNGKGQSFIGASPERLISIHDHELVTDALAGSAPRGKIASEDAELANRLLTSEKERREHRVVIDFIRDRLSQLGLNPQVLSQPQLLKLLNIQHLWTPIQAKIPAGVHPLEILAELHPTPAVAGVPSESAQKEICRYETFNRSLYAAPLGWVDRQGNSEFVVGIRSALIDGCRARLYAGAGIVAGSDPDKELAEIQLKLQALLKALV, via the coding sequence ATGCTAGTCACACCCTATCTTAAAAATCTTTTTCAAGACACTCACGAACTGCATCAATTTCTTTTAGCCTTTAAGCAGACTGCTGTACAAAAAAAACAGACACAGCTCCTCAGTATTTCTCAAGAAATCCCAGCAGTCGATCCGTTGGTTGTCCTTCAGGCGATCGCTAGACCCGATCAATTACACTTTTACTTTGAAAAACCAGCACAAGGAGAAGCGATCGCTGCCATCGACACCGCAGCTGCGCTAACACTAGAAAGCCCCAATCGGTTTAACAAATCCCAGGAGTTTATTCAATCTTGCATTGCCAATACCACGAGTATTGGTGAAGTTAATTTACCTTTTTCGGGCGCTCATTTTTTCTGCGCTTTTACATTTTTTAATGAAAATCTAGGAGCGGATTCTCTTTTTCCTTCCGCCACAGTATTCTTACCCCGATGGCAAATCTCTCTAAAAAATCAGACTTCGGTAGTAGTCGCAAATATTCTGATTGATTCAGAGATAAATATTCAAGATTTAACTGAAAGCTTATGGCGTACATTTCAGGCAATCAGAGTTACTAGTTTAGAAAGATTTCATAGTGCATCTTTTCTAGATATCGCAATTGATGCCAGAAAACTATTTAAGAAAAACGATGTTGCAGATGTAAACCATTTTAAATCATCGGTGGTTAAGGCTTTATCATCAATTCAGGAAGAAAAAATTCATAAAATTGTTTTGGCTCACGCCCTTGATGTTATCTCCCCGATTCCTTTCCAGTTAATTCCCTCCGTCAATCATTTACGAACTCGCAATCCTGATTGCAATATTTTTTCCACCAGTAACGGCAAGGGACAAAGTTTTATTGGTGCAAGTCCCGAACGTTTAATTAGTATTCATGACCATGAATTAGTAACGGACGCTCTGGCAGGTTCAGCACCCAGAGGAAAAATAGCAAGTGAAGATGCGGAATTAGCAAATCGGTTACTAACCAGTGAAAAAGAAAGGCGCGAACATCGAGTAGTCATTGATTTTATTCGCGATCGCCTTTCCCAGCTAGGTTTAAATCCTCAAGTATTGTCCCAACCACAGCTATTGAAACTCTTAAATATTCAGCATTTATGGACACCCATTCAGGCGAAAATCCCGGCAGGCGTTCATCCCTTAGAAATCCTGGCTGAACTCCATCCGACACCAGCCGTTGCTGGCGTCCCCAGCGAGAGTGCCCAGAAAGAAATTTGCCGCTATGAAACCTTCAATAGGTCATTATATGCCGCGCCGCTCGGTTGGGTAGATCGCCAAGGAAATAGTGAATTTGTTGTGGGAATTCGCTCAGCACTCATAGATGGCTGTCGTGCCAGACTCTACGCCGGTGCCGGTATCGTTGCTGGTTCCGATCCAGACAAAGAATTAGCAGAAATTCAACTTAAACTCCAGGCACTTCTAAAAGCCTTAGTCTAG
- a CDS encoding PspA/IM30 family protein yields MGLFDRISRVVRANLNDVVSKAEDPEKILEQSIIDMQEDLVQLRQAVARSIATQKRTQQQYNQAQTEANNWQNRAQLALQKGDENLAREALVRKKTNADTAATLKTSLDGQTTQVDTLKRNLIALESKISEAKTKKDMLKARAQAAKAQEQLQNTVGRLGTSTAMGAFERMEEKVLELEARSTAAAELTGNNLDQQFAMLESGNDVDDELAAMKAQLTGSSTTQAQLPAGNPTTSSTPKSNSAVDNELEDLKRQLDNL; encoded by the coding sequence ATGGGATTATTCGATCGCATTAGCCGAGTCGTCCGAGCCAATCTTAACGATGTGGTCAGCAAAGCTGAAGACCCAGAAAAAATTCTGGAGCAGTCCATCATCGATATGCAGGAAGACCTGGTGCAGTTGCGTCAGGCTGTTGCTAGATCCATTGCCACCCAAAAACGAACTCAGCAACAATACAACCAAGCCCAAACCGAAGCGAACAACTGGCAAAACCGCGCCCAGTTGGCTCTGCAAAAAGGCGATGAAAATCTCGCTAGAGAAGCACTGGTACGCAAGAAGACAAACGCTGACACTGCCGCTACCCTAAAAACTAGCTTGGATGGACAAACCACTCAGGTAGACACCCTCAAGCGCAACTTGATTGCCTTGGAAAGTAAAATTTCCGAAGCCAAGACCAAGAAAGATATGCTCAAGGCACGGGCACAAGCTGCTAAGGCTCAGGAGCAGCTACAAAACACCGTGGGACGCTTGGGAACCAGCACCGCAATGGGTGCATTCGAGCGCATGGAAGAAAAAGTTTTGGAACTAGAAGCCCGATCCACAGCAGCAGCCGAGCTTACTGGCAATAATTTAGATCAGCAATTTGCCATGCTCGAATCCGGCAACGATGTTGATGACGAATTAGCAGCAATGAAAGCGCAGTTGACTGGTTCTTCCACCACCCAAGCGCAACTACCGGCAGGAAACCCAACCACTTCCTCTACCCCTAAATCTAATTCCGCAGTTGATAACGAATTAGAAGACCTGAAAAGACAATTGGATAACCTATAG
- a CDS encoding NF038130 family PEP-CTERM protein, producing MTGTIKKILLSASVLAASFSAIATAPASAFSISGSDYLLYDVQGSSTYINPNANLDSILGGNSSAPGGNIELFASSETKTNAQFMASNAVTSVTGTVAGKNLTLSSLTATDWFGAGLNTSYGQNNFANTWFNAFLTNAGKANYVGNGLGALAFQAFYNIRGFQRSSDPNISYVTASGTDINIGLAGHYDLKAYYQAKPEFAFFASQVKNGFQASEVVKATIDGQSQYLYSFSATNSGLTNSAGKGADGSSHSGNYEVSLKGVIPPASVPEPSTMLGLMAVGGMVAASKRKANKTA from the coding sequence ATGACAGGTACTATCAAGAAAATTTTGCTCAGCGCTTCAGTGTTGGCCGCAAGCTTCAGTGCGATCGCTACGGCCCCAGCATCCGCCTTCAGCATATCGGGTTCTGACTACCTGCTCTACGATGTTCAAGGTAGCAGTACCTACATCAACCCCAACGCTAACTTAGATAGCATTCTAGGTGGTAACAGCAGCGCACCAGGTGGCAACATTGAATTATTTGCCAGCAGCGAAACTAAGACTAATGCACAGTTTATGGCATCTAACGCTGTAACTAGCGTTACAGGGACAGTTGCAGGCAAAAACCTCACCCTCAGCAGCCTAACAGCAACTGACTGGTTTGGTGCAGGTTTAAACACCAGTTACGGGCAAAACAACTTTGCAAATACATGGTTTAATGCCTTCTTAACCAATGCTGGTAAAGCAAACTACGTTGGAAATGGTCTCGGAGCTTTGGCTTTTCAAGCTTTCTATAATATTCGTGGTTTTCAGCGCAGCAGTGACCCGAACATTTCCTACGTTACCGCTAGTGGCACCGACATCAATATCGGACTTGCTGGTCACTATGATTTGAAAGCATACTATCAAGCTAAACCAGAATTCGCCTTCTTTGCATCTCAGGTAAAAAATGGATTCCAAGCTAGCGAAGTAGTAAAAGCTACCATCGATGGTCAAAGTCAGTACCTTTACAGCTTTTCGGCTACCAACAGTGGTTTGACTAACAGCGCTGGAAAAGGTGCAGATGGTTCATCTCACAGTGGTAACTACGAAGTTTCACTTAAAGGCGTAATTCCTCCCGCATCTGTGCCAGAACCCTCTACCATGCTTGGTTTGATGGCTGTGGGTGGAATGGTTGCTGCTAGCAAGCGCAAAGCCAACAAAACTGCTTAA
- a CDS encoding LL-diaminopimelate aminotransferase, giving the protein MQFAKRLQPLQTNVFADMDRAKAKARTAGQNIIDLSLGSSDLPASDRVIDAIAQSLSDPKTHGYLLFHGTQAFRQAAARWYTQKYGIPVDPETEVLTLIGSQEGTAHLPLAVLNPGDFALLLDPGYPSHAGGVYLAGGQIYPMPLRAENGFLPVFEEIPLPVLAQSRMMVLSYPHNPTTAIAPLSFFQTAVDFCQRHNLVLVHDFPYADLVFEDVAVPSILQADPEKSVSIEFFTLSKSYNMGGFRIGYAIGNANLIRALRQVKAAVDFNQYQGILNGAIAALSGSQEGVKEAVETFRQRRDAFVKALHRIGWEVPNPSATMYVWAKLPEPWAQDSISFCTHLVETTGVAASPGAGFGKSGEGYVRFALVHDPGILEMAVEKISPVMRK; this is encoded by the coding sequence ATGCAGTTCGCCAAGCGTTTACAACCCCTGCAAACCAATGTGTTTGCCGATATGGATCGGGCTAAGGCAAAAGCCAGGACGGCGGGACAAAATATCATCGATCTATCGCTGGGTTCTTCCGATTTACCGGCGTCAGATCGGGTTATCGACGCGATCGCCCAATCTTTATCTGACCCCAAAACCCACGGCTATTTGCTGTTTCACGGCACTCAAGCTTTTCGTCAAGCTGCCGCTCGCTGGTACACCCAGAAATACGGGATTCCGGTTGACCCAGAAACCGAGGTGCTAACCCTGATTGGTTCCCAGGAAGGCACCGCTCATTTACCTTTAGCAGTGCTGAATCCAGGGGATTTTGCCTTACTGCTTGACCCAGGTTATCCATCCCATGCTGGGGGAGTTTACCTAGCTGGGGGTCAAATTTACCCAATGCCACTACGGGCGGAAAATGGTTTCTTGCCAGTGTTTGAGGAGATCCCCTTGCCGGTTTTGGCTCAGTCACGAATGATGGTACTGAGCTATCCGCACAACCCCACAACTGCGATCGCGCCCTTATCTTTTTTCCAGACAGCGGTTGATTTTTGCCAGCGTCATAATCTAGTGCTGGTTCACGATTTTCCCTACGCCGATCTCGTATTTGAAGACGTTGCGGTTCCCTCAATCTTACAAGCCGACCCCGAAAAAAGCGTCTCGATTGAGTTTTTTACTTTATCTAAGTCTTACAACATGGGCGGCTTTCGCATCGGCTACGCGATTGGGAATGCAAATCTGATCCGCGCCTTGCGCCAGGTGAAAGCAGCAGTTGATTTCAATCAATACCAAGGAATTTTGAATGGAGCGATCGCAGCCCTGAGTGGCTCTCAAGAAGGCGTTAAGGAGGCAGTTGAAACCTTTCGCCAACGTCGGGATGCCTTTGTTAAAGCGCTTCACAGAATTGGCTGGGAGGTTCCCAACCCATCTGCCACCATGTATGTTTGGGCTAAATTGCCAGAACCGTGGGCACAGGACTCCATTAGCTTTTGCACCCATTTGGTAGAAACTACTGGCGTTGCTGCCTCACCTGGTGCCGGTTTTGGTAAATCTGGAGAAGGATATGTACGGTTTGCGCTGGTACACGATCCAGGCATATTAGAAATGGCGGTTGAAAAGATATCGCCGGTAATGCGTAAGTGA
- a CDS encoding thioredoxin family protein: protein MSSTISINDAEFETEVLKATQPVLVYFWASWCGPCRLVSPVVQAAAETYGDRLKVVKMESDPNPESVAKYKVEGLPALRLFKDSEVIESYEGAIGKQKLMSILETHL, encoded by the coding sequence ATGAGCAGCACAATCTCAATTAATGATGCAGAGTTTGAAACAGAAGTCCTGAAAGCCACTCAGCCAGTATTAGTGTATTTCTGGGCGTCTTGGTGCGGCCCTTGCCGCCTCGTATCGCCAGTCGTGCAAGCCGCTGCGGAAACTTATGGCGATCGCCTCAAGGTCGTGAAAATGGAAAGCGACCCCAATCCCGAATCTGTGGCAAAGTACAAAGTAGAAGGTCTTCCAGCTCTCAGGCTGTTTAAGGACAGTGAGGTGATTGAATCTTATGAGGGAGCGATTGGGAAGCAGAAATTAATGAGTATCCTGGAAACTCACCTGTAA
- a CDS encoding DciA family protein, translating into MSFKSLHHILGAIENQAAWQASQEFQRLLKCWPSVVGVAVQAQTRPISISRGVLSVATSSAAWAQTLTFERQRILQKLNAHLGSNLVDIRFSTAQWQKKPGSNRSWYAQEQSVAWKEHPSRVVEGKSSPSLNQKAQLKEPHEAFQHWAEGVRERSQHSPLCPQCQCPTPPGELQRWAVCALCAVRQWKG; encoded by the coding sequence ATGTCTTTTAAATCTCTTCATCATATCTTAGGGGCTATCGAAAATCAGGCGGCGTGGCAGGCTAGCCAAGAATTTCAGCGGTTACTCAAGTGTTGGCCTTCGGTGGTGGGAGTGGCGGTGCAGGCTCAAACGCGACCGATTTCCATATCGAGGGGCGTTTTGTCGGTTGCTACATCCAGTGCTGCTTGGGCACAAACGCTGACTTTTGAGCGTCAGCGAATCCTGCAAAAGTTGAATGCCCATCTAGGTAGCAATTTGGTTGATATTCGCTTTTCGACGGCTCAGTGGCAGAAGAAGCCTGGTTCTAATCGTTCCTGGTATGCACAGGAACAATCGGTGGCATGGAAAGAGCATCCCAGTCGAGTTGTTGAGGGGAAATCTTCACCGTCGTTGAACCAGAAGGCACAACTGAAAGAACCCCACGAAGCTTTTCAACATTGGGCGGAGGGTGTGCGGGAGCGATCGCAACATTCACCGCTTTGTCCCCAGTGCCAGTGTCCCACCCCTCCAGGAGAACTCCAGCGCTGGGCTGTGTGTGCCCTGTGTGCTGTCAGGCAATGGAAAGGCTAG
- the menD gene encoding 2-succinyl-5-enolpyruvyl-6-hydroxy-3-cyclohexene-1-carboxylic-acid synthase: MPVDFRNTNSLWASILTETLKRLGLTTAVICPGSRSTPLTVAFAQTDEIEAIPVLDERSAAFLALGIAKKSGLPVALVCTSGTAGANFYPAVIEARESRIPLLVLTADRPPELRDCHSGQTIDQVKLFGNYPNWQAELALPSLEMGMLGYLRQTVMYAWERTLFPTPGSVHLNIPFRDPLAPIPDGAVDMQNGASLLEEDFFANCQPLGATFNLQPTTFNPIQEWQQCDRGIIIAGTAQPKIPEEYAIAIAHLSKSLKWPVLAEALSPLRNYSQLNPYLISTYDLILRNQQLAQKLTPEMVIQIGELPTSKELRNWLDKTQPRRWVIDPSHHNLDPLHGNTTHLRISIEHLFQTYPNELVETQAIASYLSSWCEAESKVRKAIDQTMATMDTLFEGKAAWLLSKTLPPGTPLFISNSMPVRDVEFFWAPNNSGIQPFFNRGANGIDGTLSTALGIAHRNQSTVMLTGDLALLHDTNGFLLRSKFIGHLTIILINNNGGGIFEMLPISKFNPPFEEFFATPQDINFAQLCATYNVEHEVITSWEHLKQRLNPLPSQGLRVLELPTNRKVDAKWRKENLGKLAADIL, translated from the coding sequence ATGCCCGTTGATTTTCGTAACACCAACTCCCTCTGGGCTTCCATCCTAACCGAAACATTAAAGCGACTAGGATTAACCACAGCCGTTATTTGTCCAGGTTCTCGTTCAACACCCCTTACTGTTGCTTTCGCTCAAACTGATGAGATAGAAGCCATTCCTGTTTTGGACGAACGATCCGCCGCATTTTTGGCATTAGGAATTGCGAAAAAATCTGGATTGCCGGTGGCGTTAGTTTGCACTTCTGGAACTGCCGGGGCAAATTTTTACCCAGCCGTAATTGAAGCTAGGGAAAGTCGAATTCCGCTTTTAGTTTTAACCGCCGATCGCCCCCCAGAATTGCGAGATTGTCATTCTGGACAGACGATCGATCAGGTGAAATTATTTGGCAATTATCCCAACTGGCAAGCTGAGTTAGCGTTGCCTTCTCTAGAGATGGGAATGCTGGGTTATCTGCGGCAGACAGTGATGTATGCGTGGGAAAGAACGCTCTTTCCGACTCCAGGCTCCGTTCATCTTAACATCCCCTTCCGCGACCCCCTCGCCCCAATTCCCGACGGTGCTGTAGATATGCAAAATGGTGCGTCTCTACTAGAAGAAGATTTCTTTGCAAATTGTCAGCCATTAGGAGCAACTTTCAACCTGCAACCTACCACTTTCAACCCCATACAGGAGTGGCAGCAATGTGACAGAGGAATTATTATCGCTGGGACTGCACAACCGAAAATACCGGAAGAGTATGCGATCGCGATCGCGCACCTCTCCAAATCTTTAAAATGGCCTGTATTGGCTGAGGCGCTATCTCCATTAAGGAACTATAGTCAACTGAACCCTTATCTAATTTCTACCTATGACTTAATCCTGCGTAATCAGCAGTTAGCGCAAAAACTGACACCAGAAATGGTAATTCAAATCGGTGAATTACCTACCAGTAAAGAACTGCGAAACTGGCTAGATAAAACTCAACCGCGCCGATGGGTAATTGACCCCAGCCACCACAATTTAGATCCCTTGCACGGCAATACAACCCACCTGCGAATCTCCATAGAACACCTATTTCAAACCTACCCAAATGAACTTGTAGAGACGCAAGCGATCGCGTCTTATCTCAGCAGTTGGTGTGAAGCCGAATCAAAGGTCAGGAAAGCCATCGACCAAACGATGGCAACAATGGACACACTTTTTGAAGGAAAAGCCGCTTGGTTACTTTCCAAGACGCTACCACCGGGCACTCCTCTGTTTATTTCTAATAGTATGCCGGTGCGAGATGTAGAGTTTTTCTGGGCACCCAACAATTCCGGGATTCAGCCCTTTTTTAATCGAGGCGCGAATGGCATTGATGGCACCTTATCGACTGCTTTAGGCATTGCACATCGCAATCAAAGCACTGTGATGCTGACAGGTGACTTAGCTTTATTGCACGATACTAACGGCTTTTTACTGAGAAGTAAATTTATAGGGCATTTGACCATAATTTTAATTAACAACAATGGCGGCGGCATCTTTGAAATGTTGCCGATTTCCAAATTTAACCCACCCTTTGAAGAATTTTTTGCCACACCACAGGATATAAATTTTGCTCAGCTTTGTGCTACTTACAATGTAGAGCATGAAGTGATTACATCCTGGGAACACCTGAAGCAACGATTAAACCCATTGCCATCGCAGGGACTCCGGGTTTTAGAGTTGCCAACCAATCGCAAGGTAGATGCCAAATGGCGGAAAGAGAATTTGGGAAAATTGGCAGCAGATATCCTGTGA
- a CDS encoding PspA/IM30 family protein, producing the protein MGLIDRILRVIRANINSLIGQAEDPEKILEETVMEMQENLIQLRQAVAQAIATQKRTERQCNQAQSTSQEWYNRAQLALQKGDENLARQALTKRKSYQETAEAMQAQIEQQNQVVGRLKQDMRSLESKISEAKTKKDMYIVRARSAQASAKINEMLGGVNTASSLTAFERMEEKVLQLEAQSEAIAELGSDDLQKKFLSLEDAGDIDTELATMKAQLNQGTEAPQLPSSQQALDPSQDAELQKIRSQLESS; encoded by the coding sequence ATGGGATTGATCGACCGCATCTTGCGAGTAATTCGAGCCAACATCAACAGTCTGATTGGACAAGCGGAAGATCCAGAAAAAATCCTGGAAGAAACGGTTATGGAAATGCAGGAGAATTTGATTCAACTGCGGCAGGCGGTGGCTCAAGCGATCGCTACCCAAAAACGGACTGAGCGACAATGCAACCAAGCGCAGTCTACCTCCCAAGAATGGTACAATCGCGCCCAACTGGCACTGCAAAAAGGTGACGAAAACTTAGCCCGCCAAGCCCTCACCAAGCGCAAATCCTATCAGGAAACCGCAGAGGCAATGCAGGCGCAGATCGAGCAGCAAAATCAAGTCGTCGGCAGGCTCAAGCAAGATATGCGATCGCTAGAGAGCAAAATCTCTGAAGCTAAGACGAAAAAAGATATGTACATCGTTCGCGCTCGTTCGGCTCAAGCATCTGCGAAAATTAACGAGATGCTAGGCGGTGTCAACACTGCCAGTTCCCTGACCGCCTTCGAGCGCATGGAAGAAAAAGTCTTGCAACTAGAAGCGCAGTCAGAAGCGATCGCTGAACTCGGAAGCGATGACCTGCAAAAGAAATTTCTCTCCCTGGAAGATGCTGGGGATATTGATACCGAATTAGCTACCATGAAAGCTCAGCTGAACCAAGGCACCGAAGCACCGCAACTGCCGTCTAGTCAGCAGGCACTTGACCCTAGCCAAGATGCCGAATTACAAAAAATTCGCTCCCAACTGGAAAGTTCTTGA
- a CDS encoding P-loop NTPase fold protein, which produces MGQTEKNSEVESENFNALSSDNALTNPKADRLGYATFARYLADSICKMSFPEGFVIAVYGSWGSGKSTLLNFLVHYLKEKPEDEQPIIVPFNPWLFSGHEDITRRFIDQLQAVLSEFKSVPKGLKDRLADFGKLFSEIPIPYAPAGKVVEKIFDDKQKDTSDLKEEVENTLLKQHPRIVVTIDDIDRLATDEIRQLFRVVKAIPNFTNVVYVLVCDKEIALKALADTQGTTGEAYLDKLVQVPFELPIPNKNLLRRLLFEKMNFVLADTPTQLLDRNYWGNIYYQGIDQFITNTRDITRLINTLSMTYPAVQGEVNSVDFIAVESLRVFCPTIYDIIRKNPKAFAGDTDTKGFVSATADELKSLYNSWIAQLQDEDKEPVKRLLLILFPKLSAIWGNNTQYVAQQELTWRRQLRVCSLEVFPVYFRLALPEGELSNTEMKAILALAGDAKAFGETLVELANQKRPEGTTQVRIFLEQLEDYTEKEIPLNSIPSIVQALLDVGDRLLRPEDEPCGMFDFGNDIRIERIISHLLRRLEEPARFEVLKQAMSDGKAVLTIVDKVVVLGQQHGKFGASESNLEEERLISAQHLDELEEVALNKVQDAVQQNSLLQTPGLAHILYYWREQTSEDEVKQWVKEAIKNDEGLVDFLEKFFEKAFRKPESNMGQTTGYGLEPNLLEPYVDVSLAINRLRSLLEKDCLTEEQKNAIARFIEEYDRSQQEKDSDDPLA; this is translated from the coding sequence ATGGGACAGACTGAGAAGAATTCCGAAGTCGAATCTGAGAATTTTAATGCTTTATCGTCAGATAACGCTTTAACCAATCCGAAAGCAGATCGATTAGGATATGCAACCTTTGCAAGATATCTAGCAGACAGTATTTGCAAAATGAGCTTTCCGGAAGGCTTCGTGATTGCAGTCTACGGTTCCTGGGGTTCTGGCAAATCGACGCTGTTGAATTTTTTAGTTCACTATCTAAAGGAAAAACCAGAGGACGAGCAACCAATTATCGTACCCTTTAATCCCTGGTTGTTTTCGGGACACGAAGATATCACAAGGCGCTTCATTGACCAATTACAGGCTGTTTTGAGTGAATTCAAATCTGTACCGAAAGGCTTAAAAGATCGACTAGCCGATTTCGGTAAACTGTTTTCTGAAATTCCTATTCCTTACGCTCCAGCGGGTAAGGTAGTAGAAAAAATATTTGACGATAAGCAAAAGGATACTTCCGACTTAAAAGAAGAAGTCGAAAACACACTGCTAAAGCAGCATCCGCGAATCGTGGTAACAATTGACGATATTGACAGGCTTGCCACTGACGAAATTAGACAGTTGTTTCGCGTTGTCAAAGCCATTCCAAATTTTACAAATGTTGTCTATGTCCTAGTCTGCGATAAAGAAATTGCCCTCAAAGCACTTGCAGACACGCAGGGGACAACTGGAGAAGCCTATCTTGATAAACTTGTTCAAGTTCCTTTTGAGTTACCAATTCCCAATAAAAATCTACTCCGCAGGCTACTTTTTGAAAAAATGAATTTCGTACTTGCTGACACCCCTACACAGCTATTAGATAGAAATTATTGGGGAAATATTTACTATCAAGGGATAGACCAATTTATTACCAACACTCGCGATATCACTCGTTTGATAAACACCTTAAGCATGACGTACCCGGCAGTTCAAGGTGAAGTAAACTCAGTAGATTTCATCGCTGTTGAGTCGCTGCGAGTCTTTTGCCCAACGATATATGACATCATTCGCAAAAATCCTAAAGCTTTTGCAGGAGACACGGATACCAAAGGTTTTGTAAGTGCTACAGCAGACGAACTAAAATCTCTTTACAATTCTTGGATTGCTCAGCTTCAAGATGAGGATAAAGAGCCAGTTAAACGGTTGCTATTGATCCTCTTTCCTAAGTTATCAGCGATTTGGGGTAATAATACCCAATACGTTGCACAACAAGAGTTAACATGGCGCAGACAACTGCGCGTGTGCAGCTTAGAAGTATTTCCAGTCTACTTCCGTCTGGCGTTACCAGAAGGTGAATTATCGAATACCGAGATGAAAGCCATCCTTGCTTTGGCAGGCGATGCGAAGGCATTTGGAGAAACTCTTGTAGAACTCGCTAATCAAAAACGTCCTGAGGGTACGACGCAAGTTCGGATATTTTTGGAACAACTTGAGGATTACACTGAAAAAGAAATTCCTTTAAATAGCATTCCTTCAATTGTGCAAGCTTTATTGGATGTGGGCGATCGCCTTTTGCGTCCTGAAGACGAACCGTGCGGAATGTTTGATTTTGGAAATGATATCAGAATCGAGCGCATCATCTCACATCTGTTGCGTCGTCTTGAGGAACCAGCACGGTTTGAGGTGTTGAAACAGGCGATGTCAGATGGTAAGGCAGTTTTAACAATTGTGGACAAAGTAGTCGTCCTAGGTCAACAACACGGTAAGTTTGGAGCTAGTGAATCAAATCTAGAAGAAGAAAGACTTATCAGCGCACAGCACCTTGATGAACTTGAAGAAGTTGCCTTAAATAAGGTGCAAGATGCCGTGCAGCAAAACTCCCTATTACAAACGCCAGGTTTAGCACATATCCTGTATTATTGGCGGGAGCAAACAAGCGAGGATGAAGTCAAACAGTGGGTTAAAGAGGCGATTAAAAACGACGAAGGGCTAGTTGATTTCTTGGAGAAGTTTTTTGAAAAAGCATTTAGAAAACCTGAGTCTAATATGGGTCAAACCACCGGCTACGGGCTTGAGCCGAATTTACTTGAACCCTACGTTGACGTATCTTTAGCGATTAACCGGCTTAGGAGCCTTCTTGAAAAGGATTGTTTAACAGAAGAACAGAAAAATGCGATCGCGCGATTTATTGAAGAATATGACAGGAGTCAGCAGGAGAAAGATTCTGACGATCCATTAGCATGA